CTCGGGGATCCACGTCGGGTTCGGCTCGCCGTGCCCGGCGGTCGCGCGGACGTCCCAGCCGAACGGGCCCCGCTTCGGCCTCAGCGTGATCGAGTTGTCGCGGGTCTGCATGACCAGGGCGATGACCGTGCGCTCCGACCAGCGGCGGACGTCGAAGAGCTGGAGGAGGTCGCCCGGACGGCGCGCCACCTCGCGGGCGAACCTGCGGATCCGGGGCGTGTGCCTCTCGCCCGGCCGGTCGCCGTCCACCAGCAGGGTCTGCAGCGCGGCGAGCAGGTTCGAGCCCCGCCCGTACCGGACGGGCTCGACGTGGGTGTCCGGCGTCGGGTGGAACGACGACGTGATCGCCACGCCCTCGGAGAAGTCCGGGCCCGGCGTGCCGCCCCGGCGCCCGGCGCCGAGGATCGCCTCGGAGTTGGTGCGGGTCAGGGCGCCGAGCCGGTCGGACAGGCGCGGCAGCAGCCCGGTCGACCTGAGCTTGTGGAGGAGCTTCTGCGTCCCGTAGGTGCCGGCGGCGAAGACCACCTGCTCGGCGGTGAGCGTCTTGCGGTTGCGGCCGAACGAGCCGGTCCGGACGATCTCGACCTCGTACCCGCCGCCGGCGCGCGGCCGCACCGAGGTGACGCGGCTGAGCGGCATCACCCGGGCGCCCGCCCTCTCGGCCAGGTAGAGGTAGTTCTCCGTCAGCATGTTCTTCGAGCCGTGGCGGCAGCCCACCATGCACTCGCCGCATTCCAGGCAGCCGCGCCGGCGCGGGCCCGCCCCGCCGAAGTAGGGGTCGGCGCTCTCGATCCCGGCGCCGCTCCCGAAGTAGACGCCGACCGGCGTCCTCACGAACGTCTCGCCCTTGCCCATCCGGTCGGCGACCCGCTTCATGACCTCGTCGGCCGCCGTCGTCGTGGGGTTCTGGACGACGCCGAGCATGCGCTTCGCCTGCTCGTAGTAGGGCGCCAGCTCGTCCCGCCAGTCGGTGATGTGCGCCCACTGCCGGTCCTTGAAGAACGGCTCCGGCGGGACGTACAGCGTGTTGGCGTAGTTGAGCGATCCGCCGCCGACGCCCGCGCCCGCCAGCACCATCACGCGGCTCGACTTCGCGCCGCGGACGAGGTGCATCCGCTGCATGCCGGTCAGGCCGAGCGCGGGCGCCCACAGGTAGCGGGCGACGCGCCAGTTCGTCCTCGGCAGCTCCGGGTAGCGGGACCCCGGCGCGCCGTCCGGGTTCGTGTCGAAGCGGCGGCCGGCCTCGATGACGCCGACCCTGTAGCCCTTCTCGGTCAGCCGCAGCGCGGAGACGCTGCCGCCGAACCCCGACCCGACGACGAGCACGTCGAAGTCATGCTTCACAGGCGATCCCTACTTGATCCGCAGCTTCTTCATGAGCTTGATGCCGGTGGCCATGTAGTCGGCGAACGTGTCGTAGCCGATCGCGCCGGGCGGCTCCAGGTCCATGAAGTGCTGGCTCGCGACGGTCTGGACCTCGGTGAACTTCAGCAGCCCCTCGGCCCCGTGGCGGCGCCCCACACCGGACTGCTTCATCCCGCCCATCGGGGAGTCGTAGGAGGCGTAGGCGGCGCCGTAGCCGTCGTTGATGTTGACCGTCCCGGCCTGGATGCGGGCGGCGAGGCGCCGGCCCCGCGCCGGGTTCTTCGTCCACACCGACGCGTTCAGCCCGTACGGCGTGTCGTTGGCGCGGGCGACGACCTCGTCCTCGTCCCGGTACTTGTAGACCGCGACGACGGGGCCGAACGTCTCGTTCGCGCACAGGTCCATGTCGCCGTTGACGTCCGCGAGGACCGTCGGCTCGTAGAACAGCGGGCCGACGTCCGGGCGGGCCTTCCCGCCGGCCAGGACGGTCGCGCCCTCCTTGACGGCCTGGTCGACGTGCGCCGTCACCGCGTCCAGCTGGCGCCTGTGGGTCAGCGAGCCCATCTCGGCGTCGAAGTCCAGGCCGGTGCCGAGCCGCATGCCCTTGACCAGTTCGACGAACCGCGGCACGAACCGGTCGTAGACGTCCTCGTGCACGTACATCCGCTCGATCGAGATGCACAGCTGCCCGGCGTTGGTGAAGCACGCGCGGACGGCGCCGCGCGCGGCGCGCTCGACGTCGGCGTCCGGCATGACGATCATCGGGTTCTTGCCGCCGAGCTCCAGCGAGTAGGCGACGAGGCGCGGCGCCACCTTCTCCGCGATCGCCTTGCCCCCGCGCGTCGAGCCGGTGAACGAGACGTAGTCGGCGTCCTCCACCAGCGGGTCGCCGATCTCGGTGGGCTCCCCGACGACGATCTGCCAGAGGTCGCGGGGCAGCCCGAGCGAGACCAGCAGGTCCAGCACCCACAGGCTGGACAGGCACGTCTGGGTGTCCGGCTTGTGGATCACCGCGTTGCCCGCCATCAGCGCCGGCGCGATGTCGCTGGCCCCGAGCGCGAACGGGTAGTTCCACGGCGCGATCAGCGCCACGACGCCCTTCGGGTGCCGCAGTTCCTGGACGCGGGTCACCCCCGGCATCATCCCCTTGCGGCGCCGGGGCCTCAGCAGCCGCGGCGCCCTCCGGGCGTAGTAGAGCGAGCACAGCGCGACGTCGAGGAACTCCTCCATCGCGTGCCGGCGCGCCTTGCCGGTCTCCAGCTGGATGATGTCGAGGATCTCCGCGCGCCGGTCGACCAGCGCGTCCGCGAGCCGCAGGAAGGGCTTGACCCGCTCGCCCGCGGGCAGCGCCGCCCAGGCCCGCTGCGCCTCGCGCGCCCGGTCGTAGGCGGCCCGGACGTCCTCGGGGCCGGACAGCGGCACGGTCGCGAGGGGCTCACCGGTGAAGGGGCTCGGGATCGTCGCGGTCCCGGCACCGTCCGAGGCGACGTGCGCGACCAGCCGGTCGATCAGAGTCTGGGGAAGCGTGTGCTCTGCCGCGCCCTTGGCAGAGTCCGCCGCGCCTTCGGCGGGAACCGTCGGGGATGCCATGCACGCAGGGTATGACCACCCGCCCAGTTTGGCTACCCGCAAGTAATGCGCTACTTGCAGTGATATGTCCCACTAGATCCGCTATCTCCGCCCGGATTTCCCGCCGCCTCGTCCGCGACTGACGAAACTCTGCCGAACGGACCGTTCCAAGCAGGGTGGAGTTGTGCAAGTGGAAGACTGACCGGCCCCGCCCGGTGTATCCCGAAGCAGGAGGAGAATTCCAGCGCCGTCGGGGGGGCGGCGCTGCCCAGGGGAGGGGACAGCGAATGACGGACGCCCGCGGCCGAAGGCCCGAGAGCGGCGCCGGGCGCCCCGGCGCTCGCCGGGACCGCCGCGAGCAGACACGCGCCGCCCTGCTCGCCGCCGCCGAGCGCCTCTGGGCCGAGCGCGGCATCCACGGCGCCTCGCTCGACGACATCGCCGCGGCCGCCGGCCTCACCAAGGGCGCCGTCTACTCGAACTTCGCGGGCAAGACCGACCTGCTGCTCGCCCTGATGGAGCACATCACCAGCGACCGCACCCGGCCCGACGTCTGCGACGAGCTGCGCGCCGCCGCCGAGGACGCCGACCGCACCGGCCGCCCGTCCCGCCGCGACTCCGACGAGGCCCCCCGCCGCCTCGCCCTGCTCCTGGTCGAGTTCTGGCTCTACGGCATGCGCGACTACGCCGCCGGATGGCGCATCGCCGACTGGTACGCCGAACGCCGGGAGCGGCTGGCCCGGGAACTGGCGCCCGCGGACGGGCCCGCCTCCGAGGGCCCCGCCGACGGACCGGCCCCCGGCGAGCTCGCCCCGGGCGACCGCGCCACCCTGACCATGGCCCTCGACTTCGGCCTGGCCTTCCAGCACCTCCTCGACCCCGTCCGGGTCCCGGCCGACCTCTACCGCACCGGCAAGACCCTCGTCCAGGGACGGCCCCGGCCCTGAACCGCCCGCGGCCGGGTCAGGGGGTGGCCACGGGGACGATGTCGGGGGCGCCCCTGCGGCGGGCGTCGGCCTCCTGGTCGCCGTCCTGGGTCTGGGAGGCCCGTTCGGCCTCGACGCGCTTGCGGTAGTACTCGATCTCGCGGTCGCGCTGCTTCTTGGACCAGCCGAGGACGGGCGCGAGGAGGTCGGCGGCCTCCTGGGCGACGCCGACGCCGCGGTCCCACGTCTCGATGGAGATGCGGGTGCGGCGGGCGAGGACGTCGTTGAGGTGGCGGGCGCCCTCGTGCGTGGCGGCGTAGACGACCTCGGCGCGCAGGTAGTCGTCGGCGCCGTCCAGCGGCTTGGCCAGGTCGGGCTTGTCGGAGATCAGTTCGAGCAGGTCGTCCAGGAGCGTCCCGTAGCGGCGCAGCAGGTGCTCGATCCGGGCGACGTGCAGGCCGGAGCGCGCGGCGAGGCGGTGCCGGGCGTTCCACATGGCCTGGAAGCCGTCGCCGCCGACGAGCGGGATGCGGTCGGTGCAGGACTCGGCGACCTTGCCGTCGAGGCCGTGCGCGACGGCGTCGATGGCGTCCTTGGCCATGACGCGGTAGGTCGTGTACTTGCCGCCCGCCACGAGGACAAGGCCGGGGACGGGGTGCGCGACCACGTGCTCGCGGGAGAGCTTCGACGTCTCCTCGGTCTCGCCGGTGAGGAGGGGGCGCAGGCCCGCGTAGACGCCCTCCACGTCGTCATGGGTGAGCGGCGTCGCGAGGACGGAGTTGACGTGGTCCAGGACGTAGTCGATGTCGGCCTTGGACGCGGCCGGGTGCGCCCTGTCGAGGTCCCAGGCGGTGTCGGTGGTGCCGATGATCCAGTGGCGGCCCCAGGGGATCACGAACAGCACCGACTTCTCGGTGCGCAGGATGATCCCCGTCGCGGAGTGGATGCGGTCCTTGGGAACGACCAGGTGGATGCCCTTGGACGCCTTCACGTGGATCTGGCCGCGGCCGCCGACGAGCTCCTGGATGTCGTCGGTCCACACGCCGGTGGCGTTGACGACCTGCTTGGCGCGGACCTCGCTGGTGGTGTTGCCCTCAAGGTCGCGGATGCGCAGGCCGGTGACGCGCTCCCCCTCGCGCAGGAACCCCAGGCACTGGGTGCGCGACGCGATCTGCGCGCCGTACTCCGCGGCCGTCCGCAGGGCCGTCATGACGTAGCGGGCGTCGTCGACCATCGCGTCCCAGTACTGGATCGCGCCGGTGAAGGCGTCCTTGCGCAGGGACGGCGCGAGGCGCAGCGCCCCGCGGCGCGTCAGGTGGCGGTGGTGCGGGACGCCGCGGGTGCTGCCCATCTGGAAGGCCAGCGCGTCGTAGAGGGCCACGCCCGCACCGAGGTACGCGCGCTCCCACACGCGGTGCGTGGTCGGCAGCATGAACGGGACGGGCTGCACCAGGTGCGGCGCGATCTGCTGGAGCAGCAGCGCGCGCTCGGTCAGCGCCTCCCGGACGAGGTCGAAGTTGTACTGCTCCAGGTACCGCAGCCCGCCGTGGATCAGTTTGGACGACCGGGACGACGTGCCCGACGCGAAGTCGCGCGCCTCGACCACCGCGACCGACAGGCCCCGGGTGGCCGCGTCGAGCGCCGCGCCCGCGCCGACGATGCCGCCGCCCACGACGACCACGTCGAACTCCTCGCGGGCCATGCGGTCGAGCGACGCCGCGCGCTCGGCCGGGCCGAGCCGCGAGCTTCCAAGACCGGTCACCGGTGATCCCGTCATCGCGCATCCCCCCACAGCGGTCGGTTCCGAACCGTTCTTACCCAAGAGTAAGGACCGGTTCACACCGAGATGCGAAAGAACGGGCGTGGGGTCGCTCTCAGTCGGTGGACTGCCCGGGGGCTACCACGACCTGGACCCGCTGGAACTCCTTCAGCTCGGTGTATCCCGCGGTGGCCATCGAGCGGCGCAGCGCGCCGATGAGGTTCATGGAGCCGTCCGCGACATGGGACGGGCCGTGCAGGATCTGCTCCATCGTCCCGATCGTCCCGATCTCGATGCGGGTGCCGCGGGGGACGTCGCCGTGGTGGGCCTCGCTGCCCCAGTGGTAGCCGCGCCCGGGCGCCTCGGTGGAGCGGGCGAACGGGGAGCCGACCATCACGGCGTCGGAGCCGCAGGCGAAGGCCTTGGCGATGTCGCCGCTGTTGACCATGCCGCCGTCGGCGATCACGTGCACGTAGCGTCCGCCGGACTCGTCCATGTAGTCGCGGCGGGCGGCGGCCACGTCGGCGACCGCGGTGGCCATCGGGACGGCGACGCCGAGGACCGTCCGCGTCGTGTGCCCGGAGCCGCCGCCGAACCCGACCAGCACGCCGGCCGCGCCGGTGCGCATCAGGTGCAGCGCCGCGGTGTAGGTGGAGCAGCCGCCGACGATCACGGGGACGTCGAGGTCGTAGATGAACTGCTTGAGGTTCAGCGGCTCGGCGCGCCCCGACACGTGCTCGGCGGACACGGTCGTCCCGCGGATCACGAACAGGTCGACGCCGGCGTCGATCACGGCCTTGTGGAACTGGGCCGTGCGCTGCGGCGACAGCCGCGCCGCGACGGTGACGCCCGCCTCGCGGACCTCCTGGATCCGCCGGCCGATCAGCTCTTCCCTGATCGGCTCGGAGTAGATCTCCTGGAGCCGCTGGGTGGCGCGGACGTCGTCCAGCGAGGCGATCTCGGCGAGCAGCTGCCCGGGGTCGTCGTAGCGCGTCCAGAGCCCTTCGAGGTCGAGCACGGCCAGGCCGCCGAGCCGTCCGACGGCGATCGCCGTGGCGGGGCTGACGACGCTGTCCATCGGCGCGACGACCAGCGGCATGTCGAACCGGTAGGCGTCGATCTGCCAGGCGACGCTGACCTCCTCGGGATCGCGCGTCCGGCGGGACGGCACGATGCCGATGTCGTCGAAGGCGTACGCCCGGCGGCCGCTCTTGCCACGGCCGATCTCCACCTCAGCAGCCACTGCGCCCTTCCTCCACCTGAATCGGTCTTCCCGCGGTTCGCGGGACCAAGCCCCGGAAGAGCTTACGTCAGTCAGCGGCCCTGGTAGTTCGGGGCCTCCACCGTCATCTGGATGTCGTGCGGGTGGCTCTCGCGCAGGCCCGCGACGCTGATGCGCATGAGCCGGCCGCGCTCCTGGAGCTCGGGGACGGTGCGGGTGCCCGCGTACCACATCGACTGGTGGAGCCCGCCGACGAGCTGGTGCGCGACGTTGGCGAGCGGACCCCGGTAGGGGACCTGGCCCTCGACGCCCTCGGGGATCAGCTTCTCCTCGGCGTTGACGTCGGCCTGGGCGTAGCGGTCCTTGGAGTAGGAGGCGCCGCGCTCCCGGTTGCGCATCGCGCCGAGCGAGCCCATGCCGCGGTAGGACTTGTACTGCTTGCCGTGGACGAAGATCAGCTCGCCCGGGGACTCCTCGACGCCGGCGAGCAGGCTGCCGAGCATCACGGTGTCGGCGCCCGCGACCAGGGCCTTGGCGATGTCGCCCGAGTACTGCAGGCCGCCGTCGCCGATCACCGGGACGCCCGCCGCCTTCGCCGCGCGGGCCGCCTCGAAGATCGCGGTGATCTGCGGGACGCCGACGCCGGCGACGATGCGGGTGGTGCAGATCGAGCCGGGGCCCACCCCGACCTTGATCGCGTCGGCGCCCGCGTCCACCAGCACCTGGGCGCCCGCCTCGGTGGCGACGTTCCCGCCGACGACCTGGACGGACGAGTTGCCCTTGATCGCGGCGATCGTGTCGGCGACGCCCTTGGAGTGGCCGTGCGCCGTGTCCACGATGATCACGTCGGTGCCGGCCTCGATGAGGGCGCGGGCGCGGCGCAGGGCGTCCTCGCCGACGCCCACGGCCGCGGCGACGAGCAGGCGGCCGTCTGCGTCCTTGGTGGAGTCGGGGTACTGCTCGCTCTTGGTGAAGTCCTTGGTGGTGATCAGGCCCTTGAGGCGGCCCTCGCCGTCGACGAGCGGGAGCTTCTCCACCTTGTTGCCGGCGAGCAGGCGGAACGCCTCCGCGCGCGAGACGTCCACCGGGGCGGTGATGAGCGGCATCGGCGTCATCACCTCGCGGACGGAACGCGAGAGGTCCGTCTCGAAGCGCATGTCCCGGTTGGTCACGATGCCGACGAGGACGCCGCGCACGTCGGTGACCGGCACGCCGGAGATCCGGTAGCGGGCGCACAGCGCCTCGACGTCGGCGAGCGTGGCGTCCGGCAGGCAGGTCACCGGATTGGTGATCATCCCGGCCTCGGAGCGCTTGACCCGGTCGGCCTCCGCGGCCTGCTCCTCGATCGACATGTTGCGGTGCAGCACGCCGATGCCGCCCTGGCGCGCCATCGCGACCGCGGTGCGGGCCTCGGTCACGGTGTCCATCGCCGCCGAGACGAGCGGGATCCGCAGCGAGATCTCGCGGGTCAGCCGGGTCGTGGTGTCGGCCTCTCCGGGCTGGAGGTCGGAGTACCCCGGCAGCAGGAGCACGTCGTCGAAGGTCAGTCCCTGCGGGAGGAACTTGTCGGACTCGGCGGCGGGGTTCATGACAACCTTCCCGTGGTGGTTGCGGCATCGGGCCAGGTCACAAGGGACCCTGTCCCCATGGTAGGGGCTGGGCCCGCGGCCGGGCGGGCTTTGCGCGCGGCGCTCACGTGGTCTTGGCGACACCCGCGGTCCTGATGACATCTGCCAACACGCCGGGCGGTCCGTCGCATTCCCCTCCGTGCACGCGCGCTTCGGGCCGTTCGCGTGCGGAGGAGGCCGGGGGGTGCACCTGCCGGGGGCTCGCGCAGTAGCGTGGGGGTGTGCACGACGATGCTCCGCTCGACCCGTTCGCCGGAGACCCGGAGGATCCGGCGGCGGCGCTCGGCGACCCGGGCGACGAGACCGCTCCGCTCAGCGTGACGGAGCGGGAGGACGTGCTGGCCGACCTCGCCGACCTGGAGGTCTTCCGGGCCCTGCTGGAGCCGCTCGGGGTCCGCGGCCTCACCGTCGACTGCGGCGACTGCGGAAAGATGCACTACATCGACTGGGAGCTCCTGCACGGCAACCTGCGCCACCTGCTGGACGAGGGCCTCCCCCGCGTGCACGAGCCCGCCCTCTCCCCCGACCCCGTCGACTACGTGAGCTGGGAGTACGCCCGCGGCTACGTCGACGGCGTGATCGACAGCGAAGAGGGGCGCGACGAGAACTGACCCGCGCGCCGCCGGCACGAACGCGGCGGGCGCCCGTCAGTCGTCGAAGCGGCGGTTCTGGTAGTCGAGGGCGCGCTTGCGGGCCATGCGGCGCAGGTCGTCGAAGCGGGGGCGCGGGTCGGCGGCCGGCTGCGCGTCGGGCCTCTCGACCGGCTCGGTGAACATCGTCGGGGCCTCCTGCCTGCGGGTGGGGCGGCGCGGCAGGTGACGGGGGAACGGGCTCTCCAGGCGCCGCCTGAACTGCCGGTTCTCCCCGCGGTCAGGATCGGCGGACGGTGTCCGCGCGGCGGGGCGCCCCTCGTGCGGAGCCGGGCGGGCGGGTGGCCGCGGGCGCTGGTGGGTGCCGGCGTCGGTGTCGGCCGTCTTGTCCGCGTCCTCCGCGACGCCGGACGCGCTCGGCGCCGGGGAGGCGGTGGTGCGCTCGGCGACGCCGCCGCCGGCGGCCGCGACGCCGCTGCTGGCGAGGACGGCGCCGGCCACGCCCAGGGCCACGATGGTGCGCGGGCCGCGGCGGCGCGGGCCGGGCCCCGAGGGGGCCGGCGGGCCGGGGGCCTCCCCGGCCTGGTCGTCGACGTCGACGATCAGCGCGCGCAGGAGCCGCACCGCCGGGTCGCGGTCGTCGGCGCGCCCCTCCTCCGCCTGGTCGCGGTCGTCGTCCCGCGGGGCGGCGCGGCGGGCTTGCGACGCGGCCCCGCCGGGGCCTTCGGCCGGGCCTTCAACGGGGGCGGCGGAACCGGCAGCGTCCCGTGCCGCCAGCGACTCGAAGAGCGCGTCGGTACGGCGCACCGCGGACAGGTCCACGGGCGGGGCGGCGGACGGGCGGGACGGCGGCGCCTGCGCCGGGGCGTCGCCGCGGCGGGCGGGCTCGTCCGGATCCGGGGCGCCCCGCAGGCCGGTGAGGGGGCCGCGCTCCGTCAAGCGATCGACTCCTCTCTGGCCATCGCGCGCAGCCGGGCCAGGGCCCGGTGCTGCGCGACCCGTACCGCCCCCGCGGACATGCCCAGCACATTACCGGTCTCCTCCGCCGACAGGCCCGCGACGACCCGGAGCAGCACCAGCTCGCGCTGGTGCTCGGGCAGCCGGGTGAGCAGGTCGCGGGCGCGCTGCGCCTCGATGTAGCGGACCACCGTCTCCTCGGGGCCCGGGCGGTCGTCCGGACC
The sequence above is a segment of the Actinomadura coerulea genome. Coding sequences within it:
- a CDS encoding TetR/AcrR family transcriptional regulator, which translates into the protein MTDARGRRPESGAGRPGARRDRREQTRAALLAAAERLWAERGIHGASLDDIAAAAGLTKGAVYSNFAGKTDLLLALMEHITSDRTRPDVCDELRAAAEDADRTGRPSRRDSDEAPRRLALLLVEFWLYGMRDYAAGWRIADWYAERRERLARELAPADGPASEGPADGPAPGELAPGDRATLTMALDFGLAFQHLLDPVRVPADLYRTGKTLVQGRPRP
- a CDS encoding DUF5319 domain-containing protein, encoding MHDDAPLDPFAGDPEDPAAALGDPGDETAPLSVTEREDVLADLADLEVFRALLEPLGVRGLTVDCGDCGKMHYIDWELLHGNLRHLLDEGLPRVHEPALSPDPVDYVSWEYARGYVDGVIDSEEGRDEN
- a CDS encoding GMC oxidoreductase codes for the protein MKHDFDVLVVGSGFGGSVSALRLTEKGYRVGVIEAGRRFDTNPDGAPGSRYPELPRTNWRVARYLWAPALGLTGMQRMHLVRGAKSSRVMVLAGAGVGGGSLNYANTLYVPPEPFFKDRQWAHITDWRDELAPYYEQAKRMLGVVQNPTTTAADEVMKRVADRMGKGETFVRTPVGVYFGSGAGIESADPYFGGAGPRRRGCLECGECMVGCRHGSKNMLTENYLYLAERAGARVMPLSRVTSVRPRAGGGYEVEIVRTGSFGRNRKTLTAEQVVFAAGTYGTQKLLHKLRSTGLLPRLSDRLGALTRTNSEAILGAGRRGGTPGPDFSEGVAITSSFHPTPDTHVEPVRYGRGSNLLAALQTLLVDGDRPGERHTPRIRRFAREVARRPGDLLQLFDVRRWSERTVIALVMQTRDNSITLRPKRGPFGWDVRATAGHGEPNPTWIPEGHEATRRIAEEIGGIPGGAWGDLFDIPMTAHFLGGCAIGDSAETGVIDPYHRVYGHPGLHVVDGSAVSANLGVNPSLTITAQAERAMSFWPNRAEEDPRPALGDSYRRLAPVAPKNPAVPAGAPAALRLPIVGIT
- the glpD gene encoding glycerol-3-phosphate dehydrogenase; this translates as MTGSPVTGLGSSRLGPAERAASLDRMAREEFDVVVVGGGIVGAGAALDAATRGLSVAVVEARDFASGTSSRSSKLIHGGLRYLEQYNFDLVREALTERALLLQQIAPHLVQPVPFMLPTTHRVWERAYLGAGVALYDALAFQMGSTRGVPHHRHLTRRGALRLAPSLRKDAFTGAIQYWDAMVDDARYVMTALRTAAEYGAQIASRTQCLGFLREGERVTGLRIRDLEGNTTSEVRAKQVVNATGVWTDDIQELVGGRGQIHVKASKGIHLVVPKDRIHSATGIILRTEKSVLFVIPWGRHWIIGTTDTAWDLDRAHPAASKADIDYVLDHVNSVLATPLTHDDVEGVYAGLRPLLTGETEETSKLSREHVVAHPVPGLVLVAGGKYTTYRVMAKDAIDAVAHGLDGKVAESCTDRIPLVGGDGFQAMWNARHRLAARSGLHVARIEHLLRRYGTLLDDLLELISDKPDLAKPLDGADDYLRAEVVYAATHEGARHLNDVLARRTRISIETWDRGVGVAQEAADLLAPVLGWSKKQRDREIEYYRKRVEAERASQTQDGDQEADARRRGAPDIVPVATP
- a CDS encoding GuaB3 family IMP dehydrogenase-related protein: MEIGRGKSGRRAYAFDDIGIVPSRRTRDPEEVSVAWQIDAYRFDMPLVVAPMDSVVSPATAIAVGRLGGLAVLDLEGLWTRYDDPGQLLAEIASLDDVRATQRLQEIYSEPIREELIGRRIQEVREAGVTVAARLSPQRTAQFHKAVIDAGVDLFVIRGTTVSAEHVSGRAEPLNLKQFIYDLDVPVIVGGCSTYTAALHLMRTGAAGVLVGFGGGSGHTTRTVLGVAVPMATAVADVAAARRDYMDESGGRYVHVIADGGMVNSGDIAKAFACGSDAVMVGSPFARSTEAPGRGYHWGSEAHHGDVPRGTRIEIGTIGTMEQILHGPSHVADGSMNLIGALRRSMATAGYTELKEFQRVQVVVAPGQSTD
- the guaB gene encoding IMP dehydrogenase, whose product is MNPAAESDKFLPQGLTFDDVLLLPGYSDLQPGEADTTTRLTREISLRIPLVSAAMDTVTEARTAVAMARQGGIGVLHRNMSIEEQAAEADRVKRSEAGMITNPVTCLPDATLADVEALCARYRISGVPVTDVRGVLVGIVTNRDMRFETDLSRSVREVMTPMPLITAPVDVSRAEAFRLLAGNKVEKLPLVDGEGRLKGLITTKDFTKSEQYPDSTKDADGRLLVAAAVGVGEDALRRARALIEAGTDVIIVDTAHGHSKGVADTIAAIKGNSSVQVVGGNVATEAGAQVLVDAGADAIKVGVGPGSICTTRIVAGVGVPQITAIFEAARAAKAAGVPVIGDGGLQYSGDIAKALVAGADTVMLGSLLAGVEESPGELIFVHGKQYKSYRGMGSLGAMRNRERGASYSKDRYAQADVNAEEKLIPEGVEGQVPYRGPLANVAHQLVGGLHQSMWYAGTRTVPELQERGRLMRISVAGLRESHPHDIQMTVEAPNYQGR
- a CDS encoding succinic semialdehyde dehydrogenase codes for the protein MASPTVPAEGAADSAKGAAEHTLPQTLIDRLVAHVASDGAGTATIPSPFTGEPLATVPLSGPEDVRAAYDRAREAQRAWAALPAGERVKPFLRLADALVDRRAEILDIIQLETGKARRHAMEEFLDVALCSLYYARRAPRLLRPRRRKGMMPGVTRVQELRHPKGVVALIAPWNYPFALGASDIAPALMAGNAVIHKPDTQTCLSSLWVLDLLVSLGLPRDLWQIVVGEPTEIGDPLVEDADYVSFTGSTRGGKAIAEKVAPRLVAYSLELGGKNPMIVMPDADVERAARGAVRACFTNAGQLCISIERMYVHEDVYDRFVPRFVELVKGMRLGTGLDFDAEMGSLTHRRQLDAVTAHVDQAVKEGATVLAGGKARPDVGPLFYEPTVLADVNGDMDLCANETFGPVVAVYKYRDEDEVVARANDTPYGLNASVWTKNPARGRRLAARIQAGTVNINDGYGAAYASYDSPMGGMKQSGVGRRHGAEGLLKFTEVQTVASQHFMDLEPPGAIGYDTFADYMATGIKLMKKLRIK